From the Ferviditalea candida genome, one window contains:
- a CDS encoding peptidylprolyl isomerase has translation MSKYGKIELEKGGEVLIRFFPEEAPNTVANFEKLANSGFYDGLSFHRVIPGFVAQGGCPVGNGTGGAGYAIKCETATNTSKHERGTLSMAHAGRDTGSSQFFICYQPQPHLNGVHTVFGQVDKGMEHVDAIRPGDKMKSVKVWDEE, from the coding sequence TTGAGCAAATATGGAAAAATCGAACTGGAAAAAGGCGGGGAAGTGTTGATCCGCTTTTTCCCGGAAGAAGCGCCGAATACGGTTGCCAATTTTGAAAAGCTGGCCAATTCCGGTTTCTACGACGGGCTGAGCTTTCACCGCGTCATCCCGGGATTTGTCGCACAGGGCGGCTGTCCCGTCGGCAACGGTACCGGCGGAGCCGGGTATGCCATTAAATGCGAAACGGCGACAAACACCAGCAAGCATGAGCGGGGAACGCTCTCGATGGCTCATGCCGGCAGAGACACGGGAAGCAGCCAGTTCTTTATCTGCTATCAGCCGCAGCCTCACCTGAACGGCGTCCATACCGTTTTCGGCCAGGTCGATAAGGGAATGGAGCATGTCGATGCGATCCGCCCCGGCGACAAAATGAAATCCGTAAAAGTGTGGGACGAAGAATGA